One window of the Trifolium pratense cultivar HEN17-A07 linkage group LG2, ARS_RC_1.1, whole genome shotgun sequence genome contains the following:
- the LOC123908381 gene encoding peroxidase 42, whose translation MSPNKAFIFLALLSFSPQLFLSFSSAEQDNGLLMNYYKESCPQAEEIIKEQVKLLYKRHKNTAFSWLRNIFHDCAVQSCDASLLLTSTRRSLSEQEHDRSFGLRNFRYIDTIKEALERECPGVVSCSDILVLSARDGIVSLGGPYIPLKTGRRDGRKSRVDLLEAYLPDHNESISAVLDKFGAMGINTPGVVALLGAHSVGRTHCTKLVHRLYPEVDPALNPEHIPHMLKKCPDSIPDPKAVQYVRNDRGTPMILDNNYYRNILDNKGLLIVDHQLAHDKRTKPYVKKMAKSQDYFFKEFSKAITLLSENNPLTGTKGEIRKQCSVANKQHHEEP comes from the exons ATGTCTCCAAACAAAGCTTTCATCTTCTTGGCTCTTTTGTCCTTTTCACCACAACTCTTTCTCAGTTTTTCTTCTGCTGAACAAGATAATGGCCTTCTCATGAATTACTACAAAGAATCATGCCCTCAAGCTGAAGAAATCATCAAAGAACAAGTCAAACTTCTCTACAAACGCCACAAGAACACTGCTTTCTCATGGCTCAGAAACATTTTCCATGACTGTGCTGTTCAg AGTTGTGATGCTTCTTTGTTGCTGACATCAACAAGAAGAAGCTTGTCTGAGCAAGAACATGACAGAAGCTTTGGTTTGAGGAATTTTAGGTACATTGATACCATCAAAGAAGCTCTTGAAAGAGAGTGTCCTGGAGTTGTTTCTTGTTCTGATATTCTTGTTCTTTCTGCTAGAGATGGCATTGTTTCG CTAGGAGGTCCTTATATTCCTTTGAAAACAGGAAGAAGGGATGGTAGAAAGAGCAGAGTGGATCTGTTGGAGGCTTACCTTCCTGACCACAACGAGTCTATTTCTGCTGTTCTTGACAAGTTTGGTGCCATGGGAATTAACACTCCTGGTGTTGTTGCTTTGCTTG GAGCACACAGTGTTGGTAGAACACATTGTACAAAATTGGTGCACCGTTTATACCCAGAAGTTGATCCAGCTTTGAACCCAGAACACATTCCACACATGCTAAAGAAGTGCCCTGATTCAATTCCTGACCCCAAGGCCGTGCAGTACGTTAGAAACGACCGTGGCACGCCGATGATTCTAGATAACAACTACTACAGAAATATCTTGGATAACAAGGGTCTATTGATAGTGGATCATCAATTAGCACATGACAAAAGAACTAAGCCTTATGTAAAGAAAATGGCTAAGAGTCAAGACTATTTCTTCAAGGAATTCTCAAAAGCTATTACATTGCTTTCTGAAAACAATCCTCTTACTGGCACAAAGGGTGAGATTAGAAAGCAATGCAGTGTTGCTAACAAGCAGCACCATGAAGAGCCTTGA
- the LOC123910304 gene encoding uncharacterized protein LOC123910304 has translation MGNCCKAEYSSMEWDGEDWESLRSSSNQSEKPAKAFSSSSRNKVFDEESANLDHHKKNDLLGKLRGSCDANGKVTLKISKCELAELLGAIQNSNNQQPPQNQMKKKKELACAEQVLFRLMKAREHEIAKKHHCSGHWKPMLDTIAEC, from the coding sequence ATGGGAAACTGTTGCAAGGCAGAATATTCGTCGATGGAGTGGGATGGAGAGGATTGGGAATCATTGAGATCATCATCTAATCAATCAGAGAAGCCGGCAAAGgcattttcatcatcatcaagaaACAAGGTGTTTGACGAAGAATCTGCTAATCTTGATCATCACAAAAAGAATGATCTATTAGGAAAGCTTAGAGGTTCTTGTGATGCAAATGGGAAAGTGACGTTGAAAATTTCAAAGTGCGAGTTGGCTGAATTATTGGGAGCAATacaaaatagtaataatcaacaGCCGCCACAGAAtcagatgaagaagaagaaggaattGGCTTGTGCCGAACAAGTTCTCTTTCGACTAATGAAAGCCAGAGAACATGAGATAGCAAAAAAACATCACTGCAGTGGTCACTGGAAACCGATGCTAGACACTATTGCTGAATGTTAA
- the LOC123909460 gene encoding uncharacterized protein LOC123909460: MAKGRKFTANRNERLLGTIYSQNSTATHEVTDFREEEVWSIVEDRDRDRDREVNFTPDEWDSRPISRRRNRDQDHRNLGGLSQAFENPGSNVATTSSRIVHNQYRASHRAVATSAPVNVPDWSKILRVDSVESLHDVDEGFDDNDSEMVPPHEYLARGRKMAANSVFEGVGRTLKGRDLRRVRDAVWNQTGFDG; the protein is encoded by the coding sequence ATGGCGAAGGGTCGCAAATTCACCGCCAACAGAAACGAGCGTTTGTTGGGAACAATCTATTCGCAAAACTCCACCGCCACTCACGAAGTAACCGATTTCAGGGAAGAGGAAGTGTGGTCCATCGTGGAAGATCGTGATCGTGACCGCGACCGCGAGGTGAATTTCACTCCCGACGAGTGGGATTCACGTCCAATTTCTCGGCGTCGGAACAGAGATCAGGACCACCGTAACCTTGGCGGTTTGTCTCAGGCGTTTGAGAATCCAGGGAGTAATGTCGCGACGACGTCGTCCAGGATCGTGCACAACCAGTACCGTGCGTCGCATAGGGCGGTGGCCACGTCAGCGCCGGTGAACGTGCCTGATTGGAGCAAGATACTACGTGTCGATTCGGTGGAATCGTTGCATGATGTGGAtgaaggttttgatgataacgaTTCAGAGATGGTTCCGCCGCACGAGTATTTGGCGCGTGGCCGGAAAATGGCGGCAAATTCTGTTTTCGAAGGGGTGGGTCGGACCTTAAAGGGACGTGACTTGAGACGGGTTCGTGATGCGGTTTGGAACCAAACCGGGTTCGATGGCTGA
- the LOC123908382 gene encoding uncharacterized protein LOC123908382: MRLEVQENQKTRDMLLARQSEKVEVKTRQGNEIKEAAAFEVPPLGSARISQNKKPQKVAFCPKEVKRIIESEALEQKNAQTHTIRKIIVFASLGIRHGCEDMHELDFNHFSILKKGEPYVSPKNIGEHVLYENPGVRRKIFYPNQQNRSLCPVQILEEERAMRPSDAADCPSCLFLCIKYGGRTRNLPQNEYVRQRMGRNKLKSFGPLMCRMAMLVHVRSGSFFFKALGITLLFMAGFPDDLVQKETKYQNLDLLQKYYRTDEDAEGEDLFLQHIIAYNNGTREPQNSTKKVLPAKSKKRMNSNAVIKSNDLQNPPPQQPTPTKMSSAATQFGLTGYSSTPSQTYAMQMTPFHSMPSQISQNSSHMPNPALAPYSTNISGNISLHQMLPPQPAASTFLPVMYWPPLPPTAFFPGPYPSTFGYHSLPSTASYMSFQTRPYYYNNPTCNFSLEKLLDERVNNESASDETESDTDSSGGCTEHKQGA; the protein is encoded by the exons ATGAGACTGGAAGTAcaagaaaatcaaaagacaaGAGACATGTTACTTGCACGACAATCCGAGAAGGTTGAAGTCAAAACGCGACAAGGGAATGAAATTAAAGAGGCTGCAGCATTTGAGGTACCTCCTTTAGGATCTGCACGCATATCGCAGAATAAAAAGCCACAGAAAGTGGCTTTCTGTCCTAAAGAAGTTAAGAGGATAATTGAATCTGAAGCCCTTGAGCAAAAAAATGCTCAGACACACACTATAAGGAAAATTATAGTTTTTGCATCACTTGGCATAAGACATGGGTGTGAAGATATGCATGAATTGGACTTCAACCATTTTAGCATTTTGAAGAAAGGAGAACCATATGTGTCTCCGAAGAATATAGGG GAGCATGTTTTATACGAGAATCCTGGTGTTAGGAGGAAAATATTTTATCCGAATCAACAAAACCGTTCATTATGTCCTGTCCAGATACTTGAAGAAGAAAGAGCTATGCGTCCATCTGATGCTGCAGATTGTCCATCATGCTTATTCTTGTGCATTAAATACGGTGGAAGGACAAGAAATCTTCCTCAAAATGA ATATGTGAGGCAGAGGATGGGAAGAAACAAATTGAAGTCTTTTGGGCCACTTATGTGCCGAATGGCGATGTTGGTTCATGTTCGCAGTGGAAGCTTTTTCTTCAAGGCATTGGGCATTACACTTCTGTTTATGGCAGGATTTCCTGATGATCTAGTTCAGAAAGAAACCAAATACCAGAATTTAGACTTGCTTCAGAAATATTACAG GACTGATGAAGATGCTGAAGGGGAGGatttatttcttcaacatatAATTGCATACAATAAT GGTACTCGTGAACCCCAAAATTCAACTAAAAAGGTCCTTCCTGCAAAATCCAAAAAGAGAATGAACTCTAATGCCGTCATCAAGTCGAATGATTTGCAAAATCCCCCACCACAACAGCCAACACCAACGAAAATGAGTTCAGCAGCTACTCAATTTGGTTTAACTGGCTATTCTTCTACTCCAAGTCAAACATATGCAATGCAAATGACACCATTTCATTCTATGCCATCTCAAATTTCCCAAAATTCTTCTCATATGCCAAATCCAGCTCTTGCTCCTTATAGTACTAATATATCTGGTAATATTAGTTTACATCAAATGCTGCCACCACAACCAGCGGCAAGTACTTTTCTGCCAGTGATGTATTGGCCACCACTTCCACCAACTGCATTTTTTCCTGGACCATATCCTTCTACATTTGGATACCACTCTTTGCCTTCTACTGCAAGTTACATGTCGTTCCAAACACGACCTTATTATTACAATAACCCTACATGCAACTTCTCCTTAGAAAAGCTATTAGATGAAAGAGTAAACAATGAGTCAGCCTCAGATGAAACTGAGAGTGACACTGATAGTTCAGGTGGCTGCACTGAGCATAAGCAGGGAGCATAG
- the LOC123908383 gene encoding LOW QUALITY PROTEIN: calcium-dependent protein kinase 2-like (The sequence of the model RefSeq protein was modified relative to this genomic sequence to represent the inferred CDS: inserted 1 base in 1 codon), with product MGCHGSKEAKKSAAEHSRHRHQSSAAAGAAATGGTNFQYQIVQPSSSHVQTSPPPKPKPESHSHSHSHASTVTTTTTTSNPKPSASENVRTVQKPDTTILGKPFEDIKKFYTLGKELGRGQFGITYFCTENSTGLNYACKSILKRKLVSKADREDIKREIQILQHLSGQPNIVEFKGAYEDRFSVHLVMELCAGGELFDRIIAQGHYSERAAASICRAVVNVVHICHFMGVLHRDLKPENFLLSSKDEGAALKATDFGLSVFIEEGKVYRDMVGSAYYVAPEVLRRNYGKEIDIWSAGIILYILLSGVPPFWAETEKGIFNAILEGELDFVSEPWPSISDSAKDLVRKMLTQDPKKRITSTQVLEHPWMREGGEASDKPIDSAVLSRMKQFRAMNKFKKLALKVMAENLSEEEIKGLKAMFANMDTDGSGTITYEELKSGLARIGSRLSEPEVKQLMEAADVDGNGSIDYLEFISATMHRHRLERDEHLYKAFQYFDKDNSGHITREELETAMTKHGMGDEATIKEIISEVDTDNDGRINYEEFCAMMRSGMPXPGTTILNLRNGVNFTCSCDSS from the exons ATGGGTTGTCACGGTAGTAAGGAAGCGAAAAAATCCGCCGCAGAACATAGCCGCCACCGCCACCAATCATCCGCCGCAGCTGGTGCTGCTGCTACCGGCGGTACTAATTTCCAGTATCAAATTGTTCAACCTTCTTCCTCTCACGTTCAAACTTCACCAccaccaaaaccaaaaccagaATCACATTCACACTCACATTCACATGCTTCAACAGTgactacaacaacaacaacatcaaatcCAAAACCCTCTGCTTCTGAGAATGTGAGAACAGTGCAGAAACCAGACACAACAATATTAGGAAAACCCTTTGAAGATATTAAAAAGTTCTATACTTTAGGTAAAGAATTGGGTAGAGGTCAATTTGGGATTACTTATTTTTGTACTGAGAATTCAACTGGTTTAAATTATGCTTGTAAATCTATATTAAAGAGGAAGCTTGTTTCTAAAGCTGATAGAGAAGATATTAAGAGAGAGATTCAGATTTTGCAGCATTTATCTGGTCAACCTAACATTGTTGAATTTAAAGGTGCTTATGAGGATAGGTTTTCTGTTCATCTTGTTATGGAACTTTGTGCTGGTGGAGAGTTGTTTGATAGAATCATTGCTCAAGGTCATTATTCAGAGAGAGCTGCTGCTTCTATTTGTAGGGCTGTTGTTAATGTTGTGCACATTTGTCATTTTATGGGTGTATTGCATCGCGATTTGAAGCCGGAAAATTTCTTGCTTTCTAGTAAAGATGAAGGAGCAGCACTTAAAGCTACTGATTTTGGACTTTCTGTTTTCATTGAAGAAG GAAAGGTTTACCGTGATATGGTAGGAAGTGCTTACTATGTTGCTCCTGAGGTATTGCGTCGTAATTATGGAAAGGAAATAGATATTTGGAGTGCAGGCATCATATTGTATATTCTCCTTAGTGGTGTACCACCTTTTTGGGCTG AAACTGAAAAGGGAATATTTAATGCCATATTGGAAGGTGAACTTGACTTTGTTAGTGAACCATGGCCATCAATATCAGACAGTGCTAAAGATCTAGTCAGAAAGATGCTGACACAGGATCCAAAGAAGAGAATTACTTCTACCCAAGTCCTTG AACACCCGTGGATGAGAGAAGGTGGAGAGGCCTCTGATAAACCGATTGATAGTGCTGTTCTATCTAGAATGAAACAATTCAGGGCAATGAATAAGTTCAAGAAACTTGCATTGAAG GTTATGGCTGAAAATCTATCAGAAGAAGAGATTAAAGGTCTCAAGGCAATGTTTGCAAATATGGACACTGATGGTAGTGGCACCATCACCTATGAAGAACTGAAGTCAGGCCTAGCACGAATTGGATCACGATTGTCTGAGCCTGAAGTGAAGCAACTTATGGAAGCT GCTGATGTTGATGGAAATGGCTCAATCGACTATCTTGAATTCATATCAGCTACAATGCATAGACACAGACTTGAACGAGATGAACATCTTTACAAAGCATTCCAGTATTTTGATAAAGACAATAGTGG GCATATTACTAGAGAAGAATTGGAGACTGCCATGACAAAGCATGGAATGGGTGATGAAGCAACAATAAAGGAAATTATTTCTGAGGTGGATACAGATAAT GATGGGAGAATAAACTATGAGGAATTCTGTGCAATGATGAGAAGTGGAATGC CACCAGGCACAACTATTTTAAATCTACGGAATGGAGTCAATTTCACATGTTCGTGTGATTCATCGTGA